Proteins from a single region of Allofrancisella inopinata:
- a CDS encoding polysaccharide biosynthesis/export family protein produces MKSGLKIRTFILGFLLCCLFFIPLFTYAEVGLLTQQLAEDAEGNFTAARNGNQKSKDPTENIPTPPPIIQDQAGGKYSNKVLDVAHLDQLGNLQVFGENLFSHQCLTLPKMAFYNPDYLISPGDNLSLSLWGAYEYVSNSTVDSQGNIFIPKVGPVKVANTPNKELNDVVSTALKRTFKNNVVAYANLLGAQPVQVFVTGYVANPGLYDGMSSDSILYFLCKAGGIIPEQGSFRKVDLVRKGQVIASIDLYDFLLKGTIPFSQLHQGDSIVVRPKADSVTVLGEVKVPAMYEPYNGSFGIKQLIKLAGVKPNATYVLIEDSSGVEPTNNYIALSDITNQTLKPGEKITLMSDQNIKELTVSINGAIFGPHQFVVPIGTTLEDIVGRLKFRSDANRKNLQLFRESVAAAQKAAINSNLDYLEQQAYTKSSLTKDGLIMQQQYAGLVSSFVAKARQVQPKGQVIVGPENRWEHIALQNNDVINIPNKNQVITISGQIMSPMAVNYNEKFSIEDYIKLVGGYTPSADKGYIILLHENGIAEQVNLGFFSSLLPWSVYPQPGDQIIVPNEGMSEALPILATISQIVFQIAIAARVFIAPF; encoded by the coding sequence ATGAAAAGTGGTCTTAAGATACGAACGTTTATTCTTGGTTTTTTATTGTGTTGCTTATTTTTTATTCCACTTTTTACATATGCTGAAGTTGGTTTATTAACACAACAGTTGGCAGAAGATGCCGAGGGTAATTTCACAGCTGCTAGAAATGGTAACCAAAAAAGTAAAGATCCGACAGAAAATATACCAACGCCTCCGCCGATAATACAAGATCAAGCTGGTGGTAAGTACTCTAATAAGGTTTTAGATGTGGCACATTTGGATCAGTTGGGTAATTTGCAAGTTTTTGGTGAGAATTTATTTAGTCATCAATGTTTAACACTTCCTAAGATGGCATTTTATAATCCTGATTATTTGATTAGTCCAGGAGATAATCTTTCACTATCTTTATGGGGAGCTTATGAATATGTTTCAAATAGTACAGTTGACAGTCAGGGTAATATTTTTATTCCAAAAGTTGGTCCTGTTAAGGTTGCCAACACCCCAAATAAAGAGCTAAATGATGTTGTTAGTACAGCTCTAAAGAGAACTTTTAAAAATAATGTTGTCGCTTATGCTAATCTTCTTGGGGCGCAACCAGTACAAGTTTTTGTAACCGGGTACGTTGCTAACCCTGGTCTTTATGATGGTATGTCGTCAGATTCTATATTGTATTTTTTATGTAAAGCTGGGGGGATTATTCCAGAGCAAGGTAGTTTTAGGAAAGTTGATTTAGTCAGAAAGGGTCAAGTAATTGCATCTATAGATTTATATGATTTTTTGTTAAAAGGAACTATTCCTTTTTCACAATTACATCAAGGCGATAGTATAGTTGTCAGACCAAAGGCTGACTCTGTAACTGTACTTGGTGAAGTTAAAGTTCCAGCAATGTATGAGCCATATAATGGCAGTTTTGGTATCAAACAATTAATAAAGTTAGCAGGAGTCAAACCCAATGCCACTTATGTCTTGATTGAAGACAGTAGCGGTGTTGAGCCAACAAATAATTATATAGCGTTATCTGACATTACAAATCAAACTTTAAAGCCAGGTGAAAAAATCACATTAATGTCGGACCAAAATATTAAAGAGTTAACAGTTTCTATAAATGGTGCAATATTTGGACCGCATCAGTTTGTAGTTCCAATTGGGACAACCTTAGAGGATATTGTTGGTAGGCTTAAATTTAGATCTGATGCTAATCGTAAAAACCTGCAATTATTCCGAGAAAGTGTCGCTGCGGCACAAAAGGCAGCTATTAATTCTAATTTGGACTATTTAGAGCAGCAAGCTTACACTAAAAGCTCATTAACTAAAGATGGCCTTATCATGCAACAGCAGTATGCAGGATTAGTATCAAGCTTTGTTGCAAAAGCAAGGCAAGTTCAGCCTAAAGGTCAAGTGATTGTAGGGCCTGAAAACAGGTGGGAGCATATAGCTCTTCAAAATAATGATGTTATTAATATCCCTAACAAAAATCAAGTGATTACAATTAGTGGACAGATAATGTCACCAATGGCAGTTAACTACAATGAAAAGTTTAGTATCGAGGACTATATTAAACTGGTTGGTGGGTATACACCATCAGCAGATAAAGGGTACATAATATTGTTGCATGAAAATGGCATAGCAGAGCAAGTCAATTTGGGATTTTTCTCATCATTATTGCCTTGGTCAGTTTATCCTCAGCCAGGAGATCAGATAATTGTACCTAATGAAGGTATGTCTGAAGCATTACCAATACTGGCTACGATTTCGCAAATTGTATTTCAGATTGCTATTGCTGCAAGAGTGTTTATTGCGCCTTTTTAG
- a CDS encoding ABC transporter permease, which translates to MNISVKEALIERKAVIWALLNREMTTRFDESYFSYAWLIIEPLLFVLILASIFYFLGRNTGDMPILLFLLTGIVPFFYFKKAVMSCAKAISANKALLTYRQVKIFDVIISRILLETTISICVAFICSFIIILFFENTHSTIYYPARIIFALIMLLGLAFGTSLCIAIMSYYYIDLDKFLGVVFRFLFFTSGIFFSLEQLPNNIAYYLSFNPLFQVIELIRSAFNPSYMSIYLSYKYVFGLTIIVIFLGVGVYFTSRENILMNDRSR; encoded by the coding sequence ATGAATATCAGTGTAAAAGAAGCTCTAATTGAAAGAAAAGCAGTAATTTGGGCCCTGTTGAACCGTGAAATGACTACTCGTTTTGATGAGAGTTATTTTAGTTACGCATGGCTAATAATAGAGCCGCTATTATTTGTGCTCATACTAGCTAGCATCTTTTATTTTTTGGGTAGAAATACTGGAGATATGCCTATATTGCTTTTTTTACTAACAGGTATTGTGCCTTTTTTCTACTTCAAAAAAGCTGTTATGTCATGTGCAAAGGCAATATCTGCAAATAAGGCTTTACTTACTTACCGACAAGTTAAAATTTTTGATGTCATAATTTCAAGAATATTATTAGAAACAACAATCTCAATATGTGTGGCTTTTATATGTTCGTTTATTATAATACTTTTTTTTGAGAATACTCATTCAACTATATATTACCCAGCTAGAATAATTTTTGCTCTTATAATGCTGCTTGGACTAGCATTCGGGACCTCTTTGTGCATAGCAATTATGTCTTATTATTATATAGATTTAGATAAATTCTTGGGAGTTGTTTTTAGGTTTTTATTTTTTACATCTGGAATATTTTTTAGCTTAGAGCAGCTACCAAACAATATTGCTTATTACCTTTCTTTTAACCCTTTATTTCAAGTTATTGAACTTATTCGCTCTGCTTTTAACCCAAGTTATATGTCTATATATCTTAGTTATAAATATGTTTTTGGGCTAACTATTATCGTTATATTTTTAGGAGTTGGCGTATATTTCACCTCTAGAGAAAATATCTTAATGAACGATAGATCAAGGTAA
- a CDS encoding ABC transporter ATP-binding protein, which yields MIKLVNVTKYYNIKKQRHFILKDMTYTFPENKSIGLLGANGAGKSTLLRLLGGIEYPNSGKIQTDCSISWPVGLSSGFQGSLSATQNIKFVCQIYNKTPAERKRITEFVREFAEIGKFFDMPVKTYSSGMKSRVNFGLSMAFDFDYYLVDEVTGVGDASFKSKAKAEFDKKREKSNIIMVSHSMGELKKNVDIGVLLKDGHFTVYEDIDDAIAEYKK from the coding sequence ATGATTAAGCTCGTTAATGTAACAAAATACTACAATATAAAAAAACAAAGACATTTTATACTAAAGGATATGACTTATACGTTTCCTGAAAATAAAAGTATAGGGTTACTAGGTGCTAATGGAGCTGGTAAATCAACTCTATTACGTCTTTTAGGAGGCATAGAATATCCAAACTCCGGAAAAATACAAACAGATTGCTCAATATCTTGGCCAGTTGGCCTCTCCTCTGGTTTCCAAGGAAGTTTATCTGCTACCCAAAATATTAAATTTGTGTGCCAAATTTACAATAAAACTCCTGCTGAAAGAAAAAGAATCACCGAATTTGTGCGTGAATTTGCCGAAATTGGTAAATTTTTCGATATGCCTGTAAAAACATATAGCTCTGGCATGAAAAGTAGAGTTAATTTTGGCTTATCTATGGCTTTTGATTTTGATTATTACCTTGTAGATGAAGTTACTGGAGTTGGTGATGCTTCATTTAAGAGTAAAGCAAAAGCTGAATTTGATAAGAAAAGAGAAAAGTCAAACATAATCATGGTCTCTCACAGTATGGGAGAACTAAAAAAGAACGTTGATATAGGTGTGCTTCTTAAAGATGGACATTTCACCGTATATGAAGACATTGATGATGCTATAGCCGAGTATAAAAAATAA
- a CDS encoding sugar ABC transporter, with the protein MKNTLSDFKKRYRRFKHNFLAQTNKHKKCLNKEKLLENSRKSYKFVKKNTFFSFVIIPIIILAFYYLLIATPRYESSAIVSLRQNDSASMVDSSISSFFGGTSPNTSNSYLLIDYMLSPEMLDLLQKDINIKSFYQNRNIDFISRLSSSADKQNFLDYYDSMLQLNYNPESNAIAINAQGYTPEQAQNILKEIVKNSQKAIDYITQTLAKNRMDFSKEQLEIVKKQALDAQQELINFQHNKGIVDPEGSFATKSSVVSELQGKLSEAETRLTSTKLYLNEESAEVKSIEQEIQAIKTQLVKERAEFLNEKSDIDQSEAGIKDLVSDYQWLKLNAEFKMAEYKAALQAFEASKIDTSRQQSFLVEVMKPTLPDTPKYPRTWYSLMTIFIILSAMYGILRMIVTIILEHR; encoded by the coding sequence ATGAAAAATACACTATCAGATTTTAAAAAAAGATATAGAAGATTTAAACATAATTTTTTAGCACAAACTAATAAGCACAAAAAATGTTTAAATAAAGAAAAGCTTTTAGAAAACTCTAGAAAATCATATAAATTTGTTAAGAAAAACACTTTTTTTTCTTTTGTTATAATACCAATAATAATTTTAGCTTTTTACTACCTATTGATAGCTACGCCAAGGTACGAAAGTTCGGCTATAGTTTCTCTAAGACAAAATGACTCGGCTTCTATGGTTGATAGCTCAATTAGTAGTTTCTTTGGAGGAACATCCCCAAATACTTCTAATAGCTACTTATTAATAGACTATATGTTATCACCCGAAATGCTTGACTTGTTACAAAAAGATATAAATATTAAATCTTTTTACCAAAATAGAAATATCGATTTTATATCTAGATTAAGCAGTAGTGCTGATAAACAAAACTTCTTGGACTATTACGATAGTATGCTACAACTTAATTATAATCCGGAGTCAAATGCAATTGCTATTAATGCTCAAGGCTATACTCCTGAGCAAGCACAAAATATTCTAAAAGAAATAGTTAAAAATAGTCAAAAAGCTATTGACTATATAACCCAAACTCTAGCAAAAAATAGGATGGATTTTAGTAAGGAGCAACTAGAAATAGTCAAAAAACAAGCTTTAGATGCTCAACAAGAACTTATTAACTTTCAACATAACAAAGGTATTGTAGATCCTGAAGGATCCTTTGCAACAAAATCTTCTGTTGTTAGTGAACTACAAGGAAAATTATCAGAAGCTGAAACAAGATTGACTTCTACGAAACTTTATTTAAATGAGGAATCTGCTGAAGTTAAATCTATTGAACAAGAAATACAAGCTATAAAGACTCAACTAGTAAAGGAACGAGCTGAGTTTCTTAATGAAAAAAGCGATATTGACCAAAGTGAGGCTGGTATCAAAGACTTAGTCTCAGATTATCAATGGTTAAAGCTTAATGCTGAATTTAAAATGGCTGAATATAAAGCCGCATTACAGGCCTTTGAAGCTTCAAAAATTGATACCTCTAGGCAACAAAGCTTCTTAGTTGAAGTTATGAAACCAACTTTACCAGATACTCCTAAGTACCCAAGAACTTGGTATAGCCTAATGACTATATTTATTATATTGAGTGCGATGTACGGGATTTTACGCATGATAGTCACTATTATCCTCGAGCATAGGTAA
- a CDS encoding capsular biosynthesis protein, which yields MQKTLNRPASFENKKLTVIPYERNFLFLQGPISPFFNELAHELCQKGYSKVYKLQLCKGDSLWWDFELITYKGTLENFDIFIEATFKNLYITDILLLGDCRPYHLKATKIAKSLNINIWIFEEGYLRPDTVTLEYNSGTNAYSKIPKTKDFFQTYKPVKNYPLIRIQNSLFTRLRWDLSYHLINALTFLSFRNYQHHRKAKIYQEYIGWMKRFSKKIITDKFLLPKQLKYVENKAFFLVPLQLSHDFQIIQHSDYDSTLCMIDEILESFERNAPKETLLVFKIHPLDTLLVNSIKHIKRKLKTLPSLKKRVLVLDGGHLPTLIDNSLGVVVINSTVGLQSLSHDKATKALGRAIYNFEGLTATQPLNTFWINPQKPNKQLVQNFRKYLLDHNQFNGGFYSKHGISIAVPFVTHRILENN from the coding sequence ATGCAAAAAACCCTAAACAGACCTGCTTCGTTTGAAAACAAAAAGCTTACAGTAATACCTTACGAAAGGAATTTTTTATTTTTACAAGGACCAATCTCTCCTTTTTTTAATGAACTTGCTCATGAATTATGTCAAAAAGGTTATAGTAAAGTTTATAAATTACAATTATGTAAAGGTGATAGTTTATGGTGGGATTTTGAATTAATTACTTATAAAGGGACTTTAGAAAATTTTGATATATTTATAGAAGCAACTTTTAAAAACCTATACATAACAGATATTTTATTATTAGGAGACTGCCGCCCTTATCATCTTAAAGCAACAAAAATAGCTAAATCACTAAATATCAATATTTGGATCTTTGAAGAAGGTTATCTAAGACCTGACACAGTTACTTTAGAATATAATTCAGGTACAAATGCTTATAGCAAAATCCCTAAAACTAAAGATTTTTTTCAAACATATAAACCGGTAAAAAATTATCCTCTAATAAGGATACAGAATTCTTTATTTACTCGTTTAAGATGGGATTTAAGCTACCACTTAATCAATGCCCTAACATTTTTAAGCTTTCGAAACTATCAGCATCATAGAAAAGCAAAAATTTATCAAGAATATATTGGTTGGATGAAACGTTTTAGTAAAAAAATTATTACAGATAAATTTCTTCTACCTAAGCAATTAAAGTATGTTGAAAATAAAGCTTTCTTTTTAGTTCCTTTACAATTAAGTCATGATTTTCAAATCATACAACATTCAGACTATGATTCTACCTTATGTATGATAGACGAAATTTTAGAAAGCTTTGAACGTAATGCGCCTAAAGAAACTTTACTAGTTTTTAAAATTCATCCTTTAGATACTTTATTGGTAAATAGCATAAAACATATTAAAAGAAAATTAAAAACCTTACCCTCTCTGAAAAAACGAGTACTTGTATTAGATGGCGGACATTTACCAACTCTTATTGATAACTCACTAGGAGTCGTGGTTATCAATAGTACTGTAGGCTTACAATCTTTGTCTCATGACAAAGCTACAAAAGCCTTAGGTAGAGCAATATATAATTTTGAAGGTTTAACAGCTACACAACCTCTTAATACCTTTTGGATAAACCCGCAAAAACCAAATAAGCAGCTAGTTCAAAATTTCAGGAAATACTTATTAGATCATAATCAATTTAATGGTGGCTTCTATAGCAAACATGGGATAAGCATAGCTGTTCCATTTGTAACACATAGAATATTGGAGAATAATTAA
- a CDS encoding SDR family NAD(P)-dependent oxidoreductase — MNVLIVGASRGLGKQLAINFAKQNTSLILIARNEDNLKTTQNLCEKAGADGVEYFVCDTGNIDKFIKTLQEITSRYVIDLCIYAAGITSVISNNQFEDLQHSNNLLKINLNGAIAATNYLLPQMLESNTGHIVYFSSLASYYGMAYSPVYCASKAGLRVYAESVRQYCHKTNVNISVITMGFVESDMSRQFTRPKPFLLSTEKAATYICKRINKRKAYIRFPLILQLAIRLQSILPYKLADWFMIKTGYGRK; from the coding sequence ATGAATGTTCTTATTGTTGGCGCATCTCGAGGACTAGGGAAACAATTAGCTATCAATTTTGCTAAACAAAATACTTCTTTGATTCTAATCGCGCGTAACGAAGACAATCTAAAAACCACCCAAAACCTATGTGAAAAAGCTGGGGCTGATGGTGTAGAATACTTCGTTTGTGATACAGGAAACATTGATAAATTCATAAAAACTTTACAAGAAATTACATCCAGATATGTAATTGATTTATGTATTTATGCTGCTGGAATTACATCGGTTATTAGCAACAATCAATTTGAAGATTTACAACACTCTAACAACTTATTAAAAATAAATTTAAATGGAGCAATAGCTGCAACTAACTACCTATTGCCACAGATGTTAGAATCAAATACTGGGCATATTGTTTATTTCTCATCTTTAGCTTCATACTATGGGATGGCATACTCTCCAGTCTACTGTGCAAGCAAAGCTGGTTTACGCGTATATGCTGAATCTGTAAGACAATATTGCCATAAAACTAATGTTAATATCTCAGTTATCACCATGGGTTTTGTTGAATCAGATATGAGTAGACAATTCACAAGACCTAAACCTTTTCTTTTATCTACAGAAAAAGCAGCTACCTACATTTGTAAAAGAATAAATAAACGTAAAGCCTATATCCGCTTTCCTTTAATCTTACAGCTTGCGATAAGGCTACAAAGTATTCTTCCATATAAGCTAGCTGATTGGTTTATGATAAAAACAGGATATGGTAGAAAATAA
- a CDS encoding LTA synthase family protein, whose protein sequence is MNNWLMNILIFFLLNIIIFFLTKKTEQHSFDSCIKSFGVLMTILIYLYRNQKQIETLKSSELEADLLPKRIIAIQSESYMLAKENFDFSMSKKENCYKYGKLHVPCYGAYTMRSEFAFLTGLSLEKLDTDSFNPYRKTYKSVTNSYIEQLKGLGYRCVVVHPFKKDFFNRKQVFEHLGFDDFIDESEFEKTDIFTTDAQLTEYLEKYLQKHSDQKIFIFVITIAGHGPYTLQRRDSKKYKANTGSDEVDSYLDLNYKATTMLKALENNIDNDTLLIWYGDHKPSIANWNLSQQDKYSTDYFIIKKNASTKYSYEKNINVENLLSYSIKDY, encoded by the coding sequence ATGAATAACTGGCTAATGAATATTTTAATTTTCTTCTTATTAAATATTATCATCTTTTTCTTAACAAAAAAAACCGAACAACACTCCTTTGATTCTTGTATAAAAAGCTTTGGGGTATTAATGACGATCTTAATATACTTATATCGGAATCAAAAACAAATAGAAACCTTAAAGTCCTCTGAGCTAGAGGCTGATTTACTACCTAAAAGAATCATTGCTATACAATCAGAATCATATATGCTTGCTAAAGAGAACTTTGATTTTAGCATGTCTAAAAAAGAAAACTGTTATAAATATGGAAAACTTCATGTCCCTTGTTACGGTGCATATACCATGAGATCTGAGTTTGCTTTTTTAACAGGTCTTTCATTAGAAAAATTAGATACAGATTCTTTTAATCCATACCGAAAAACTTATAAAAGTGTTACAAATAGCTATATCGAACAATTAAAAGGTTTGGGCTACCGCTGCGTTGTAGTCCACCCTTTTAAAAAAGATTTTTTTAATAGAAAACAAGTTTTTGAGCATTTAGGGTTTGATGATTTTATTGATGAATCAGAATTTGAAAAAACTGATATATTCACTACAGACGCTCAGCTGACTGAATACCTTGAAAAATATTTACAAAAACACTCTGACCAAAAGATCTTTATTTTTGTTATAACCATTGCAGGACATGGTCCTTACACCCTTCAAAGAAGAGATTCTAAAAAATATAAGGCAAACACTGGAAGTGATGAGGTTGATTCATATTTAGATTTAAATTATAAAGCAACAACTATGCTAAAAGCATTAGAAAATAATATAGATAATGATACTTTATTAATATGGTATGGAGATCATAAGCCAAGTATAGCAAATTGGAATTTATCACAACAAGACAAATACTCTACTGACTATTTTATAATTAAAAAAAATGCCAGCACAAAATACTCTTATGAAAAAAATATAAATGTCGAAAACTTACTTTCTTATAGTATTAAAGACTATTAG
- a CDS encoding cytochrome P450 gives MKMGYPQKKLGSRRVSLCQNEYVLQVLSDYKAYPKSKIVHKVLSPLLGDSIFTTNGDIWRFQRNIMNKSFAALQPKKTFSLMNEATENLINLINQKHKTSEIISIDSLMTYVTANIIFRTIFSIDFSYANATKLFNSFNCYQNVSYLLTDTPLKYIIYPLLKYKQNKYAKEIHSQFYPEIAKRYKNNDQHNDILGSLITKIDEKTGKKFSQKDLNEQICMLFLAGHETSATALTWALYLISQSDDLQNDLLLEINHALIDNSIQYQSLKKLPLLTAVFEETLRLYPPVVVLSRETCENVYMRDKLITPKDEIVIPIWIQHRHADKWANPIEFNPYRFYKKNTTDVCPVYMPFGKGDRVCIGSAFALQESLLVLSSIIKTFKLENLTKDVIPIGRVTLKPDKPINIRFTPR, from the coding sequence ATGAAAATGGGCTACCCCCAAAAAAAATTAGGGTCAAGAAGGGTTTCATTATGCCAGAATGAATATGTGCTTCAAGTTTTATCAGACTATAAAGCCTATCCTAAAAGTAAAATTGTCCATAAAGTCCTAAGCCCGCTACTAGGTGATAGTATATTTACAACAAACGGAGATATTTGGAGATTTCAAAGAAATATAATGAATAAATCTTTTGCCGCACTTCAGCCCAAAAAAACATTTTCACTAATGAATGAAGCCACAGAAAATTTAATAAATTTAATAAATCAAAAACATAAAACTTCAGAAATAATCTCCATAGACTCTTTAATGACATATGTCACAGCAAATATTATATTTAGAACTATTTTTTCTATAGATTTTTCCTACGCAAATGCTACTAAGTTATTTAACTCTTTTAACTGCTACCAAAACGTTTCTTACCTATTAACAGATACTCCTTTAAAGTATATTATCTATCCTTTATTAAAATATAAACAAAATAAATATGCCAAAGAAATTCATAGTCAATTTTATCCAGAAATAGCAAAAAGATATAAAAATAATGATCAGCATAACGATATTTTAGGTAGCTTAATTACTAAGATCGATGAGAAAACAGGAAAAAAATTCTCCCAAAAAGACCTAAATGAGCAAATCTGTATGTTATTTTTAGCAGGACATGAAACTTCTGCAACAGCCCTTACATGGGCATTATATCTAATATCACAAAGTGATGATTTGCAAAATGATTTACTTTTAGAAATAAACCATGCGCTAATTGATAATAGTATCCAATATCAATCCTTAAAAAAATTACCACTCTTGACAGCTGTTTTTGAAGAAACTCTTCGTCTGTATCCACCTGTAGTAGTATTATCAAGAGAAACCTGTGAAAACGTATATATGCGTGACAAATTAATAACTCCCAAAGATGAGATAGTAATACCTATCTGGATACAACATAGACATGCTGACAAATGGGCTAATCCTATAGAATTTAATCCGTATAGATTCTATAAAAAGAATACCACTGACGTTTGTCCTGTATATATGCCTTTTGGCAAGGGTGATAGAGTTTGCATTGGATCTGCATTTGCATTACAAGAATCCCTTTTAGTTTTAAGTAGCATAATAAAAACTTTTAAACTTGAAAATCTAACTAAAGATGTAATTCCTATAGGTAGAGTAACGCTAAAACCTGATAAGCCTATAAATATTAGATTTACTCCCAGATAA
- a CDS encoding BrnT family toxin, which produces MQQSHNMFEWDENKNQQNIEKHGFDFEDARDVIPENVIRITLDDRKDYTETRYNIFGKKNNREVIITATIRNGKYRIISFRKCNNREIKRFFKE; this is translated from the coding sequence GTGCAACAGTCCCATAATATGTTTGAATGGGATGAAAATAAAAACCAGCAGAATATTGAAAAGCATGGTTTTGATTTTGAAGATGCAAGGGATGTTATACCTGAAAATGTAATTCGTATTACTCTTGACGATAGAAAGGATTATACCGAGACTAGATATAATATTTTTGGTAAAAAGAATAATAGAGAGGTTATTATAACGGCAACAATAAGAAATGGAAAATATAGGATTATTTCTTTTCGTAAGTGTAACAATAGAGAGATAAAAAGGTTTTTCAAGGAGTAG
- a CDS encoding GNAT family N-acetyltransferase translates to MAIKTYREKSKNLRKTDIAKILTLLKKSFINDPHTREFFHPKHLKDLESNKKYDTFMLYNIHHAYSQGFVATDNQTRSIGLFAHIGKTNLSWKFHIVSSIKMLKAFGVFGIVKILKIQHQIEKSRDTKEFLHLIYLCTEEQSRGIGLAKQLIEYGYQEAKAKNIPLLLETSKKKNVAIYKKLGFSLYKQCCINKKTSLNIYFLKLTSV, encoded by the coding sequence ATGGCTATAAAAACTTATAGAGAAAAATCTAAAAATCTTAGAAAAACAGATATTGCTAAGATACTAACTCTTTTAAAAAAAAGTTTTATTAATGATCCTCATACTAGAGAATTTTTTCACCCTAAACATTTAAAGGATTTAGAAAGTAATAAAAAGTATGATACTTTTATGCTTTATAATATACACCATGCTTACTCTCAAGGTTTTGTAGCTACAGATAATCAAACTAGAAGTATAGGGTTATTTGCACATATTGGTAAGACAAATTTGTCTTGGAAGTTTCATATTGTTTCGAGTATAAAGATGTTAAAAGCCTTTGGTGTTTTTGGGATTGTAAAAATATTAAAAATACAGCATCAGATAGAGAAAAGTCGTGATACTAAAGAGTTTTTACATTTAATTTACCTTTGTACAGAAGAACAATCAAGAGGTATAGGCTTAGCCAAGCAACTTATAGAATATGGATATCAAGAAGCTAAAGCTAAAAATATCCCTCTTTTGTTGGAAACTAGTAAAAAAAAGAATGTTGCGATATACAAAAAGCTTGGGTTTAGTCTTTATAAACAATGCTGTATAAATAAAAAAACCAGTTTGAACATTTATTTTCTAAAACTAACCTCAGTTTGA
- a CDS encoding IS3 family transposase — translation MKEHCKVMPVTTLCKYLNVSTSSYYRWIHEPIGKRQSNDAELDNAITAIFNEHKSRYGSVRIYKQLKDMGWKVTQPRVSKRMKLLDLQAKAARKHKAMTDSNHNKHVSENLLEQNFTALSMNHRWVTDITYIPTQEGWLYLFVIIDLFSRAVLGWAMDSRMKADLICSALNMALFRRNFPSGVIIHSDKGSQYCSKQYQDVIKNNWLLSSMSSKGCCYDNAACESFFGTLKVELVHDENYKTREEAKLSIFEYIEAYYNTKRKHSTINYMTPNQFEYIMENKKVNCPKLTG, via the coding sequence ATTAAGGAGCATTGCAAAGTCATGCCAGTAACAACATTATGTAAATATTTGAATGTAAGTACATCCTCATATTACAGATGGATACATGAGCCTATAGGTAAAAGACAATCTAATGATGCTGAGCTAGATAATGCTATTACTGCTATATTTAACGAACATAAATCTAGATATGGGAGTGTTAGGATATACAAACAACTTAAAGATATGGGTTGGAAAGTTACTCAACCTAGAGTATCTAAACGTATGAAATTACTTGATTTGCAGGCAAAAGCTGCTCGTAAACATAAAGCAATGACAGACTCTAACCATAACAAACATGTTTCTGAGAACTTATTAGAACAGAACTTCACAGCGTTGTCTATGAACCATAGGTGGGTTACAGATATAACTTACATACCTACACAAGAAGGATGGCTGTATCTTTTTGTGATTATAGATTTATTCTCAAGGGCAGTTTTAGGTTGGGCAATGGATTCTAGAATGAAAGCAGACTTAATCTGTAGTGCTTTAAATATGGCATTATTTAGAAGAAATTTTCCTAGTGGTGTTATTATACATTCTGACAAAGGGTCACAATATTGTAGTAAACAGTATCAGGATGTTATTAAAAATAACTGGCTATTATCAAGTATGAGTTCTAAAGGATGTTGTTATGATAATGCTGCTTGTGAGAGTTTCTTTGGTACTTTAAAAGTTGAGTTAGTTCATGATGAAAACTATAAAACTAGAGAAGAAGCTAAGCTATCTATATTTGAGTATATTGAGGCTTACTATAATACAAAAAGGAAACATTCTACAATAAATTATATGACTCCAAATCAGTTTGAATATATAATGGAAAATAAAAAGGTAAACTGTCCCAAATTGACGGGGTAG